The nucleotide window cagAACCCTCCTGCTtgtccattcccctccccccccacgtCCCGCAATggtccctcccacctcccaccctcccgtGCCCCTCGATggtccctcccgccctcccctgcATTCCCCTCCACGAACCTCTGTGCCCCTCCAGAGCCCTGCACTGGCCTGCACTGCCCTCCACTGCACCCCATGCCCCTCCATCTTCTCCATTCCCCTTCAACCCCCCCATTCACCTCCATGGTCCCTTCCACCCTCCATGCCCTCTCattgtgcaccccccaccctggccctgccccactGATTTCCTGACATCATCATCAGGCCCTTGTGACGTCACAGAGcatcccccgccccgcccacgcAGTGTGCACAGCAGGGTCGAGGGCTGAGGCAGGCTGCCCGGCGAGAGGAGCTGGTCCTGTCGCGGGGCGGTGTGTCCACGGGCAACGCAGCCTTGGGGCCCAGGTTCTGAGCGGCAGACCCAGCGGTGGAGGACGGAGAGATGGACGAGCTGTGGATGCAGGAGATAGACTTGGACGAGCCAGAGATGGACGACGCAGACCTGGAGGAGCCAGAGACCACTGGCACACAGGTGAGCAGGAGCCCCTCAGGTCCTGCAGGTCCAGGTGAGTCCCCAGGTgagtctccctcccctcccccccccaccgtccatgtcccccacaccccctggCACCCCACAGCCCGGCTCCAGCCTTCTTACCCACCCACTGACCTGGGGGTGGCTGCCCCTCTAACCCTGGCCCCCCTAAGCGACGTCCACCCTAACCCATGGGCCCCCCGACCTGTGGTCCCTCCACCCCCCCGTTGTCCCTCCCAGGACATCCGGGCCATCCCTGCTCCCTTGGATGCGTCCACGGCTCTGAGGCGCCTGCGCAAGGAGCTGACGGACATCACCAACGACCCCCCGCCCATGTGCTCCGCGGCGCCGGTGGACGACGACCTGTTCACATGGAAGGGGACCATCACGGGCCCCGCGGACAGCCCCTATGAGGGGGGGGTGTTCTGCCTCAATATACAATTCCCACGCAATTACCCCTTCAGGCCTCCGCAGATTTACTTCACCACCCCCATCTACCACCCCAATATCAACCGCAGAGGCTACATCTGTCTGGATATTTTCAAGTCCCAGTGGTCCCCCATAATGACCATATCCAAACTCTTGTTGTCCATCAGCTCCATGCTATGTGACCCCAACCCCGATGATGCCTTTGTCCCCTCCATTGCCAGAATGTACTTAAGGGACAGGGACGCCTATGATACCATGGCCCGAGCGTGGACCAAGAAGTATGCCATGTGAGTGACGGGCAGATGATAACCCCTCACCTCAATAAAGCACCTGGCTGTTCAATCTGCTTTTTGATTGCTATGGGGGGGGTGTCCTTTCCCCATCTTGCATGTGCCACATCTGGGTGTGGGTGCGTGGGggaggcatgggggtggggggcaaggagGGCAAGGTCAGGGGATGgctgagtgggaggagagaggccagTTTTCATGAGCATTTTACTGAAAGCCGTCTTTCCTGCGTCAGCATGGGAAAGCAAGCACAAGGGGGTGGTGGGCTTAGGATGAGTCCTTTACAACTGACAATGGGGAGGAAAAACTGGATGAAGATCAGAAACCTCATTCAGTATCTATTTCATTCTGAAGAACCT belongs to Phyllostomus discolor isolate MPI-MPIP mPhyDis1 chromosome X, mPhyDis1.pri.v3, whole genome shotgun sequence and includes:
- the LOC114505269 gene encoding ubiquitin-conjugating enzyme E2-17 kDa-like, encoding MCSAAPVDDDLFTWKGTITGPADSPYEGGVFCLNIQFPRNYPFRPPQIYFTTPIYHPNINRRGYICLDIFKSQWSPIMTISKLLLSISSMLCDPNPDDAFVPSIARMYLRDRDAYDTMARAWTKKYAM